A genomic region of Thermogemmata fonticola contains the following coding sequences:
- a CDS encoding tetratricopeptide repeat protein, with the protein MARIGELAVTWHEAKSGRMTLGQIWQIPVFLLGVAVFTAAHLGWLPSWTEDEASAYGRLVEQLQEACQRVTPDREEIRTLVEALAARGDPPAQWEQQGRYALGSGYVRLAELTGDETEAQSYWQAALKQLEQVQAEALDPSERPRWTFRLTKARAAAQQQPPPAEGDIRVWIAVLAAVPYGEDAGDAGRLQAELALRLSPPDWPTAREGLTKYLLGAGLATPPPSLARAKLKLGELLVRRKDWAQARKWLEQIGPEAAVAVQASGRFLLAQVKIAEDDWQGAARDLELLRGLSGIDPSLRRRAAYHLAWCKQQMREYHAALSLYEEAAGGEPPESQAAALRLAELLLKEPTSERRRRAVPYLQQATRGLSGPQSWRNPFLRLNEAVPIFELAAGVLTEDGQFEAALSVVEAYRPLCQQGREREKRAEVLSAWVEALQRRGEPLAERAMAAAQEYEQLAGVSAPSAQQGEWLRRAALLYRQAGQLPLAIATLRRAVRLPDLPESLAGTLWAELAETLIAAEQPLPDILQAFNEALASSGPAATRVRYRLARRFIDSRDNRLRPLALALFEQIATQQTLSETERDYHERALIELAHDHIRAGRFAEAEVWLRKQIALYPAGPEAPLARLLLGICLVQRSTAPPPLQPDPSAAQRLREEAAQLFRQVIDEMERHHQRHGQLDERQAWLRLQAHLRLLQTYLLLNTPKSLNELLFEADRLREHHRGTVEELIILSLMYHAFKLKGDPVRERQIRDQMKELFDRLPPDAFPASSGEYSRSYWQKVWFASER; encoded by the coding sequence ATGGCTCGGATAGGTGAGTTAGCTGTGACGTGGCACGAGGCGAAGAGCGGCAGGATGACTTTAGGGCAAATCTGGCAGATTCCTGTGTTTCTGCTCGGAGTGGCGGTGTTTACGGCGGCGCATTTGGGCTGGCTGCCGTCGTGGACGGAGGACGAAGCGTCGGCCTACGGTCGGCTGGTGGAGCAACTCCAGGAGGCATGCCAGCGGGTAACGCCAGACCGGGAGGAGATTCGGACCCTGGTCGAGGCACTGGCGGCGCGCGGCGACCCACCGGCACAGTGGGAGCAGCAGGGGCGGTATGCTTTGGGGAGCGGTTACGTTCGGCTGGCGGAACTGACCGGTGACGAAACCGAGGCGCAGTCCTACTGGCAGGCCGCGCTGAAGCAATTGGAGCAGGTGCAGGCTGAGGCCCTGGACCCCAGCGAGCGTCCGCGGTGGACATTCCGGCTGACTAAGGCGCGGGCAGCGGCGCAACAGCAACCTCCGCCCGCCGAGGGGGACATCCGCGTCTGGATCGCGGTGCTCGCCGCGGTGCCCTACGGGGAAGATGCCGGGGACGCAGGGCGCCTGCAAGCGGAGCTGGCCCTGCGCCTGTCCCCGCCGGATTGGCCCACAGCACGGGAGGGATTGACGAAGTATCTGCTTGGTGCGGGTCTGGCGACGCCGCCGCCATCCCTTGCCCGCGCCAAGCTGAAGCTGGGGGAACTCCTCGTCCGCCGCAAAGACTGGGCCCAGGCCCGCAAGTGGCTGGAGCAGATCGGTCCGGAGGCGGCCGTAGCTGTGCAGGCGTCGGGCCGCTTTCTCCTAGCTCAGGTCAAAATTGCGGAGGATGACTGGCAAGGTGCCGCACGAGACCTGGAGCTGCTCCGCGGGTTGAGCGGGATTGATCCGTCCCTGCGCCGCCGGGCCGCCTATCATTTGGCCTGGTGCAAGCAGCAAATGCGGGAATACCACGCTGCACTGTCCCTCTACGAAGAAGCTGCGGGAGGCGAACCGCCGGAGTCCCAAGCGGCAGCCTTGCGCCTGGCTGAGTTGCTGCTCAAAGAGCCGACCTCGGAGCGTCGGCGGCGGGCCGTCCCGTATCTGCAACAGGCTACCCGCGGGCTGTCCGGCCCTCAGTCTTGGCGCAATCCGTTTCTGCGCCTGAATGAAGCGGTGCCCATCTTCGAGCTGGCCGCAGGAGTGCTGACAGAAGATGGACAGTTCGAGGCCGCTCTGAGCGTGGTGGAAGCCTACCGTCCCCTCTGTCAGCAAGGACGGGAGCGGGAGAAGCGCGCCGAGGTGCTATCCGCCTGGGTGGAGGCGTTGCAGCGTCGGGGCGAACCGCTGGCTGAGCGGGCTATGGCCGCCGCGCAGGAATACGAACAATTGGCCGGCGTGTCCGCGCCGTCCGCCCAACAAGGCGAATGGCTCCGCCGCGCTGCCCTCCTCTACCGCCAGGCTGGACAATTGCCGCTGGCCATCGCCACGCTTCGCCGGGCCGTCCGGCTCCCTGACCTGCCCGAATCCCTCGCCGGAACACTCTGGGCGGAACTCGCCGAAACCCTCATTGCCGCCGAACAGCCCCTTCCCGACATCCTCCAAGCCTTCAACGAAGCCCTGGCGAGTTCCGGTCCCGCTGCCACACGCGTCCGCTATCGCTTGGCCCGCCGCTTCATCGACAGCCGGGACAACCGCCTGCGCCCCCTCGCCCTCGCCCTCTTTGAACAGATCGCCACCCAGCAGACCCTCTCCGAAACCGAGCGGGACTACCACGAACGCGCCCTCATCGAGCTGGCCCATGACCACATCCGCGCCGGACGATTCGCCGAAGCCGAAGTCTGGCTGCGCAAGCAGATCGCCCTTTACCCTGCGGGTCCCGAAGCTCCCTTGGCCCGCTTGCTCCTGGGCATTTGCCTCGTGCAGCGTTCCACTGCCCCGCCGCCGCTTCAGCCCGACCCCTCCGCCGCCCAACGCTTGCGTGAAGAGGCCGCCCAACTGTTCCGTCAAGTCATCGACGAAATGGAACGCCACCACCAGCGGCACGGCCAACTCGACGAACGGCAAGCCTGGCTCCGCCTCCAGGCCCACCTGCGGCTCCTGCAAACTTACCTGCTCCTGAATACCCCAAAATCCCTCAATGAACTCCTCTTCGAGGCCGACCGCCTCCGCGAACACCACCGCGGCACCGTGGAGGAACTCATCATCCTCAGCCTCATGTATCACGCCTTCAAACTCAAGGGTGACCCCGTCCGCGAACGCCAAATCCGCGACCAGATGAAGGAACTGTTCGACCGCCTTCCCCCAGATGCTTTCCCAGCCAGCAGCGGCGAATACAGCCGTTCCTATTGGCAAAAGGTCTGGTTCGCCAGCGAACGCTGA
- a CDS encoding HU family DNA-binding protein has product MAKANGAKSASKSLTKSQFFTEIAERTGLKKADVAKVFDAIADIMKKQLRVSKNDSVKSLTLPGLLKVRAKYVPAQKGGKEMINRFTGEKMITKDKPASVRVTARALKALKEKLM; this is encoded by the coding sequence ATGGCCAAAGCCAACGGTGCCAAGAGTGCGAGCAAGTCTCTGACCAAGAGCCAGTTCTTCACCGAGATCGCAGAGCGAACGGGCTTGAAGAAGGCCGATGTGGCGAAGGTCTTCGATGCCATCGCCGACATCATGAAGAAGCAACTGCGCGTCAGCAAGAACGACTCGGTCAAGTCGCTGACCTTGCCCGGCCTGCTCAAGGTGCGGGCCAAGTACGTCCCCGCGCAGAAGGGCGGCAAGGAGATGATCAATCGCTTCACCGGCGAGAAGATGATCACCAAGGACAAGCCGGCTTCCGTGCGGGTGACAGCGCGTGCTCTGAAGGCCCTGAAAGAGAAACTCATGTAA
- a CDS encoding 3-hydroxyacyl-CoA dehydrogenase NAD-binding domain-containing protein — MAAIVAQEAWEHLRWERDEREVEVVTFDVSGSPVNIFTEGLFAELRSLVERWERSLPRAVVFRSGKASGFLAGADVKQIQRLQTEEEVEAVLRAGQDLFTRLERLTCPTLAAIHGPCLGGGLEFALACRFRIARDDPSTRLGLPEVQLGLIPGWGGTQRLPRLIGWRRAVTMILEGSTLHARKAWEAGLVDAVYPPESWEAGIESFLADRLRDLPVPYPRRSLTDRLVDGTWAGRWWLLVQARKRLGIKAEHYPALLAALRAIEAGMRGGVEQGYAAEREEFRRVVFTPQSRRLIELFFAREKARKASTWVRAAVRPRAFQKAVVVGGGVMGSGIAQLLAVNGLSVVIKEIQPDLAAAARQRVEELTRAAVSKGVLPAAEAEAALQRLTATAEWGPAAGADLAIEAVVEKEEVKREVFRQLAEQLGAEAVLVSNTSALSITRLAEAVDQPPRVAGLHFFNPVHKMPLVEVVRTPFTSEEAIAALVELVRKVGKVPVVVNDSPGFVVNRILFPYLDEAVRLLREGIAAEAIDRAAVRFGMPMGPLELLDQIGVDIAADVSRTFAALAAEPSPTPEYFAAMVADGALGKKSGRGFYRYDGEKKKGVSPWGQVRGGEAVASVSDEEVENGLSELQQRLIYPMINEAARCLESGVAEEAWIIDLAMVLGTGFAPFRGGPLHTADALGIPRVVRELDVLQRRFGPRFTPAALLRMLASEERDFYPAASSERVPAGAAPAAQSSHPQEARP, encoded by the coding sequence ATGGCGGCCATCGTGGCTCAGGAAGCGTGGGAGCATTTGCGATGGGAACGGGATGAGCGTGAGGTGGAGGTGGTGACTTTCGATGTGAGCGGTTCGCCGGTGAACATCTTCACGGAGGGGTTGTTTGCCGAGCTGCGGTCGCTGGTGGAGCGGTGGGAAAGGAGCCTGCCGCGGGCTGTGGTGTTCCGCAGCGGGAAGGCGTCGGGGTTTCTGGCCGGGGCGGATGTCAAGCAAATCCAGCGGTTGCAGACGGAGGAGGAAGTCGAGGCGGTGCTGCGGGCGGGGCAGGATTTGTTCACGCGCTTGGAACGGCTGACGTGCCCGACCCTCGCAGCGATCCACGGTCCGTGCTTGGGGGGCGGCCTGGAGTTCGCTTTGGCCTGCCGCTTCCGCATCGCACGGGATGATCCTTCGACCCGCTTGGGCTTGCCGGAGGTGCAATTGGGCTTGATTCCGGGTTGGGGCGGAACACAACGGCTGCCGCGGCTGATCGGCTGGCGCCGGGCGGTGACGATGATCCTTGAAGGCTCGACCCTCCATGCCCGCAAAGCGTGGGAAGCGGGTCTGGTCGATGCGGTGTATCCGCCGGAGAGCTGGGAGGCCGGGATTGAGTCGTTCCTGGCAGATCGCTTGCGGGACTTGCCGGTGCCCTATCCGCGGCGGAGCCTGACGGACCGGCTGGTAGATGGCACCTGGGCGGGGCGCTGGTGGCTGCTGGTGCAAGCGCGCAAGCGGCTGGGGATCAAGGCGGAGCATTATCCGGCGCTCCTGGCAGCGCTGCGGGCCATCGAAGCGGGGATGCGCGGCGGCGTGGAGCAGGGATACGCTGCGGAACGGGAAGAGTTCCGCCGAGTGGTCTTTACGCCGCAGTCCCGGCGCCTCATCGAGCTGTTCTTTGCACGCGAGAAGGCCCGGAAAGCTTCGACCTGGGTGCGTGCCGCCGTACGGCCGAGAGCCTTCCAGAAAGCCGTGGTGGTTGGCGGCGGCGTCATGGGCAGCGGCATCGCCCAACTGCTCGCTGTCAACGGCCTGTCTGTAGTCATCAAGGAGATTCAACCCGACCTGGCCGCGGCGGCCCGCCAGCGTGTCGAGGAGCTGACGCGCGCGGCGGTCAGCAAAGGGGTCTTGCCCGCAGCGGAGGCGGAAGCCGCCTTGCAGCGCCTGACAGCGACAGCGGAGTGGGGACCCGCGGCGGGAGCCGACCTGGCCATCGAAGCCGTCGTCGAGAAGGAAGAGGTCAAGCGGGAAGTGTTCCGGCAACTCGCGGAGCAGTTGGGAGCGGAGGCGGTGCTGGTGTCGAACACCTCGGCCCTGTCGATCACGCGCCTGGCGGAAGCGGTGGATCAGCCCCCGCGCGTGGCCGGCCTGCACTTCTTCAACCCGGTCCACAAGATGCCCCTGGTCGAAGTGGTCCGCACCCCGTTCACCAGCGAAGAGGCCATCGCCGCCCTGGTGGAACTGGTTCGCAAAGTCGGCAAGGTGCCTGTGGTCGTGAACGATAGCCCCGGCTTTGTGGTCAATCGCATCCTCTTTCCGTATCTGGACGAGGCGGTGCGTTTGCTGCGGGAGGGGATAGCGGCGGAGGCAATCGATCGGGCCGCGGTGCGTTTCGGGATGCCGATGGGGCCGCTGGAACTTCTGGACCAAATCGGCGTGGACATCGCCGCGGATGTGAGCCGGACCTTCGCTGCCTTGGCCGCCGAACCCAGTCCCACCCCAGAGTACTTCGCCGCGATGGTCGCGGACGGAGCCTTGGGCAAAAAGAGCGGGCGCGGCTTCTACCGCTATGACGGGGAGAAGAAGAAGGGGGTCAGTCCCTGGGGGCAAGTCCGCGGCGGGGAAGCTGTGGCCAGCGTGAGCGATGAAGAGGTGGAGAACGGCCTGAGCGAACTCCAGCAGCGGCTGATCTATCCGATGATCAACGAGGCGGCCCGGTGCCTGGAAAGCGGCGTGGCCGAGGAAGCCTGGATCATTGATCTGGCGATGGTGCTGGGGACTGGTTTTGCACCCTTCCGAGGCGGCCCGCTGCACACCGCCGATGCTTTGGGCATCCCCCGCGTCGTGCGGGAATTGGACGTGCTCCAGCGCCGCTTTGGCCCCCGCTTTACTCCTGCGGCCCTCCTCCGCATGCTGGCCAGCGAGGAGCGGGATTTCTACCCCGCCGCCTCCTCCGAACGCGTCCCCGCCGGGGCGGCCCCCGCCGCTCAGTCCTCTCATCCCCAGGAGGCCCGGCCATGA
- a CDS encoding acyl-CoA dehydrogenase family protein, with amino-acid sequence MSTESRPGVLPPGIEPASADGVAGSSRPSFAEEALRLSGKSAEEVRRLGAVDAADEQVESLFASRYQTAASPIHRAVWDAQVQAEQWDLRPPPLDETSARAMREAVEVVQRHRQAGTLWDEQGKIAPAVLEDLAATGYWGLLVEKKYGGLGLPFAHFAPFLTRMATVDPTVAGLASVHGCIGAVDPIQTFGTDEQKQRWLPELASGRRLSAFALTEPNAGSDLTALRTTAVRDGDDYVIHGEKLFITNVLPGRTIGLVCLIDQKPAVLIVDLPPTETAQFRLKRYGLYALKHAHNYGIIFDGLRVPVSHRLQAPGGDGLMIAYHGLNRGRVALCATAAGTMRLMLADILPWARFRITYGQPIVTRELVRRRIGHLAGLIVACDALTAWGAALLDAGYRGEMECIVAKIFGSEAQKEAAIELHMKTHGGRAFLHGHLFGDNVHDFLAPCIYEGEGEMLGMAFFKSLVKQHGRQFFEPIGRILAAAGIRKPNFLNPLHLWKLKAPLWAYTRWLLGRFFRRRVCELPPLPPELQRHARFAAEQLAHMAAELSAALRKHQLKLADRQCRMSELSARAQMLTVILCTALYAGRQSDSLIRAAADNLCRTLTRQFLGRRPSDRDFRDLTELGAAIADHPDTLAAGITAPPILMPYNP; translated from the coding sequence ATGAGCACTGAGAGCCGTCCTGGCGTGCTTCCACCGGGAATCGAACCGGCCTCCGCGGATGGAGTGGCCGGGAGCAGCCGCCCGTCGTTTGCCGAGGAGGCTTTGCGCCTCAGCGGCAAGAGCGCGGAGGAGGTCCGCCGCCTGGGGGCGGTCGATGCCGCGGATGAACAGGTGGAAAGCCTTTTCGCCAGCCGGTATCAGACGGCGGCCAGCCCCATCCACCGCGCCGTCTGGGACGCTCAGGTCCAAGCGGAGCAATGGGACCTGCGTCCCCCGCCCCTGGACGAAACCAGCGCCCGGGCCATGCGGGAGGCCGTGGAAGTGGTCCAACGCCACCGCCAGGCGGGAACGCTCTGGGATGAGCAAGGGAAGATCGCCCCGGCGGTGCTGGAGGACCTGGCTGCGACCGGCTATTGGGGCTTGCTGGTGGAGAAGAAATACGGCGGTCTCGGCTTGCCCTTCGCCCACTTCGCCCCTTTCCTGACCCGCATGGCCACGGTGGACCCGACCGTCGCCGGCTTGGCGTCCGTCCACGGCTGCATCGGGGCCGTCGATCCCATCCAAACCTTCGGGACCGACGAGCAGAAGCAGCGCTGGCTGCCCGAACTGGCCTCCGGACGCCGACTGTCCGCCTTCGCCCTGACCGAACCGAACGCCGGCTCGGACCTGACCGCTCTGCGCACCACGGCGGTCCGGGACGGAGATGATTACGTCATCCACGGGGAAAAACTGTTCATCACCAACGTGCTGCCAGGCCGGACCATCGGCTTGGTCTGCCTGATCGACCAAAAACCCGCTGTGCTGATTGTGGACCTGCCCCCGACGGAGACCGCCCAATTCCGCCTGAAGCGCTACGGCCTCTACGCCCTCAAGCACGCTCACAATTACGGCATCATTTTCGACGGCCTGCGGGTCCCTGTGAGCCACCGCCTGCAAGCCCCCGGCGGCGACGGCCTGATGATCGCTTATCACGGCCTCAACCGCGGGCGGGTCGCTCTGTGCGCCACCGCGGCGGGAACCATGCGGCTGATGCTCGCCGACATCCTCCCCTGGGCACGCTTCCGCATCACCTATGGACAGCCGATTGTCACGCGCGAATTGGTCCGCCGCCGCATCGGCCACCTGGCCGGCCTGATCGTCGCCTGCGATGCTCTCACGGCCTGGGGAGCGGCCCTGCTCGACGCCGGCTACCGCGGCGAGATGGAATGCATCGTCGCCAAAATCTTCGGCAGCGAGGCCCAGAAAGAGGCCGCCATCGAGCTGCACATGAAGACCCACGGCGGGCGCGCCTTCCTCCACGGCCATCTCTTCGGCGACAACGTCCACGACTTCCTCGCCCCCTGCATCTACGAAGGGGAAGGCGAAATGCTCGGCATGGCCTTCTTCAAGTCCCTGGTCAAGCAGCATGGGCGGCAGTTCTTCGAGCCGATCGGGCGCATCCTGGCCGCCGCCGGCATTCGCAAGCCGAACTTCCTCAATCCGCTCCATCTCTGGAAGCTCAAGGCACCGCTGTGGGCCTATACCCGCTGGCTGCTGGGCCGCTTCTTCCGCCGCAGGGTCTGCGAACTGCCCCCGTTGCCCCCGGAGTTGCAGCGCCATGCCCGCTTCGCCGCCGAACAGCTCGCCCACATGGCCGCCGAACTCTCCGCCGCACTCCGCAAACACCAGCTCAAACTCGCCGACCGCCAGTGCCGCATGTCCGAACTTTCCGCCCGCGCTCAAATGCTCACCGTCATCCTCTGCACCGCCCTCTACGCCGGCCGCCAATCGGACAGCCTCATCCGCGCTGCTGCCGACAACCTCTGCCGCACCCTCACCCGCCAATTCCTCGGCCGCCGCCCCTCCGACCGCGACTTCCGCGATCTGACCGAACTCGGCGCCGCCATTGCCGACCACCCCGATACTCTCGCCGCCGGCATCACCGCCCCGCCCATCCTCATGCCCTACAATCCCTGA
- a CDS encoding ABC transporter permease, producing MGAWLSDPSILLAGLFLALVQFLAALPWLYVVDPRGFRRALVTPSAMMSVGLGLLAAGVALAIYMGYNTDSRTLSWNGRYIYGGLLHLQLLIDLLIVIPYGVVALWPKGGAVAYAAYREACRQPMFWLITLGGVLLTWLSVCIPYFTFGDDYKMMKQIGFDIAMLAAIIFGVLSASMSISEEIEGRTAVTLMSKPVNRRQFLIGKYVGIILACLILTLFLGWNLTYALRAVREFDQINNDPDPVDPYAPLSKVVDPMTFQAQRSVVPLFETPVPSSPGKAVARGAGLWFSDVTAHTLGQMLGFGKVMILVAIAAALATRLSFVVNIVLCLLIYFLGHLAPVVVRVTESASGTAVGAGLVAFLGRLFDVLLPALEFFNMGPAIIREAPLDLWRFGGYVLTVLGYSVLYAAIALIVGLLLFEDRDLA from the coding sequence ATGGGCGCGTGGCTGAGCGATCCAAGCATCCTCCTGGCGGGTTTGTTTTTAGCGTTGGTGCAATTTTTGGCGGCGTTGCCGTGGCTGTATGTGGTGGACCCGCGGGGCTTCCGCCGAGCTTTGGTCACTCCCTCGGCGATGATGTCGGTGGGATTGGGCTTATTGGCAGCAGGTGTGGCCCTGGCCATCTACATGGGCTACAACACGGACTCGCGGACCCTCTCCTGGAACGGGCGGTACATCTACGGCGGCCTGTTGCATTTGCAACTCCTCATCGACCTGCTCATCGTGATTCCCTACGGCGTGGTGGCGCTCTGGCCCAAGGGTGGAGCGGTGGCCTACGCGGCCTATCGGGAGGCGTGCCGGCAGCCGATGTTCTGGCTCATCACCCTGGGCGGCGTGCTTTTGACCTGGCTGTCGGTCTGCATCCCCTATTTCACCTTCGGCGACGACTACAAGATGATGAAGCAGATCGGCTTCGACATCGCCATGCTAGCGGCGATCATCTTCGGCGTGCTTTCGGCGAGCATGTCGATCAGCGAGGAGATCGAGGGCCGGACGGCGGTCACCCTCATGAGCAAGCCGGTGAATCGGCGGCAGTTTTTGATCGGCAAGTATGTGGGGATCATACTCGCCTGCCTGATCCTGACCCTGTTTTTGGGCTGGAACCTGACGTATGCCTTGCGAGCTGTGCGGGAGTTCGACCAGATCAACAACGATCCGGACCCGGTGGATCCCTATGCGCCGCTGAGCAAGGTCGTCGATCCGATGACTTTCCAAGCCCAGCGGAGTGTAGTGCCCTTGTTCGAGACTCCCGTGCCTTCCTCGCCTGGCAAGGCGGTGGCGCGGGGGGCGGGCCTGTGGTTTTCCGACGTAACGGCCCACACCCTCGGCCAGATGCTTGGCTTCGGCAAGGTGATGATCCTCGTGGCCATTGCTGCGGCGCTGGCGACACGCTTGAGCTTCGTCGTCAATATCGTGCTCTGCCTGCTCATCTACTTCCTGGGGCATTTGGCGCCGGTGGTGGTCCGCGTGACGGAATCAGCTTCCGGCACAGCGGTAGGGGCGGGATTGGTAGCCTTCCTCGGCAGGCTCTTCGACGTGCTCCTGCCCGCCCTGGAGTTCTTCAACATGGGTCCGGCCATCATCCGCGAAGCTCCGCTGGACCTGTGGCGATTCGGCGGCTACGTCCTCACTGTGCTGGGTTATTCCGTCCTCTACGCAGCCATCGCCCTCATCGTGGGCCTTCTCCTCTTCGAGGATCGGGACTTGGCCTGA
- a CDS encoding tellurite resistance TerB family protein yields the protein MGLFDSIFGERGQRELTKQEAFAGILMGAIASDGHISSEEAQGLCTILSRMKLYDNWTEEKFNNMLNRLLGMIKRQGVESVLRACAQVLPERLHETAFANACDLVLADGVVEEEEKEYLNQLQQILGISGDQAITIVEVMIIKNRG from the coding sequence ATGGGTCTGTTTGACAGCATTTTCGGCGAGCGAGGGCAGCGGGAGCTGACCAAGCAAGAAGCATTCGCGGGCATCCTGATGGGAGCCATTGCTTCGGATGGCCACATCAGCAGCGAGGAGGCCCAAGGACTGTGTACCATCCTCTCCCGGATGAAACTTTACGACAACTGGACCGAGGAGAAATTCAACAACATGCTCAATCGGCTCTTGGGCATGATCAAGCGGCAGGGGGTGGAGAGCGTACTGCGGGCTTGCGCCCAGGTGCTGCCGGAGAGGCTCCACGAGACGGCCTTTGCCAACGCCTGCGATCTGGTCCTCGCCGACGGCGTTGTGGAAGAGGAAGAGAAGGAATACCTCAATCAGCTCCAGCAGATTTTGGGGATCAGCGGGGACCAAGCGATCACCATTGTGGAAGTGATGATCATCAAAAACCGCGGCTGA
- the tkt gene encoding transketolase — translation MEEFTDLDRLAITTIRTLAMDAVQKANSGHPGAPMGLAPAAYVLWSRFLTYDPDDPLWPNRDRFVLSNGHASMLLYALIHLAGIRHVDDQGRVTEEPALPLEQIQAFRQLGSRTPGHPEYHLTAGVETTTGPLGQGVANAVGMAIAQRWLAAHFTRPGFEGLFDHHIYAFCGDGCLMEGVAAEAVSLAGHLRLGNLTLLYDDNHITIDGPTELAFTEDVAARFRACHWHVLRVADGNDLQAIAEAFHEARRVRDRPTLICLRTHIGYGAPHKQDTHAAHGEPLGAEEVRLTKRFYGWPEDAQFLVPPEAAHHFRQLLARRGAQARQLWHALWERYRHQFPELAEQLLLLLQRRLPPHWDRDLPAFPPDPKGLATRDSSGQVLNLLAQRIPWLLGGSADLNPSTKTFLKFPEAGVFTAASPQGRNIHFGVREHAMAAILNGLALSHLRPYGSSFLVFTDYCRPAIRLSALMHLPVLYIFTHDSIAVGEDGPTHQPVEHLAALRAIPNLLVIRPCDANEVVEAYRVALAQTHRPVLLALTRQAVPTLDRSRLAPASGLARGAYVLRDAPDPRVLLIASGSEVHLCLAAAELLDRENIPARVVSMPSWELFEEQPRDYRDAVLPPHLTARVCVEMASPLGWERYAGPTGAILAMRSFGASAPLKDVTRHFGFTPEAVAAAAKAQLGG, via the coding sequence ATGGAGGAATTCACCGATCTGGATCGCCTGGCTATCACCACCATTCGGACTCTGGCGATGGACGCCGTGCAGAAGGCCAACTCCGGCCACCCCGGCGCCCCGATGGGATTGGCCCCCGCCGCCTACGTCCTCTGGTCCCGCTTCCTCACCTATGATCCCGACGATCCCCTCTGGCCCAACCGCGATCGCTTCGTCCTGTCCAATGGCCATGCCTCCATGCTGCTGTACGCCCTGATCCATCTGGCTGGCATCCGCCATGTCGATGACCAGGGACGAGTCACCGAGGAACCGGCCTTGCCCCTGGAGCAAATCCAGGCCTTCCGCCAGCTCGGCAGCCGCACGCCGGGACACCCCGAATACCACCTCACCGCCGGTGTCGAGACCACCACCGGCCCGCTCGGCCAAGGGGTGGCCAATGCCGTGGGGATGGCCATCGCCCAGCGCTGGCTGGCCGCCCACTTTACCCGCCCCGGTTTCGAGGGTCTCTTCGATCACCACATCTACGCCTTCTGCGGGGATGGCTGCCTCATGGAGGGCGTCGCCGCTGAAGCCGTCTCCCTCGCCGGGCATCTGCGCCTGGGCAACCTGACGCTCCTCTACGACGACAACCACATCACCATCGACGGGCCGACCGAGCTGGCCTTCACCGAGGACGTGGCCGCCCGCTTCCGCGCCTGCCACTGGCACGTCCTGCGTGTGGCCGACGGGAATGACCTTCAGGCCATCGCCGAGGCCTTCCACGAAGCCCGCCGCGTCCGCGACCGCCCCACCCTCATCTGCCTGCGCACCCACATCGGCTACGGCGCCCCCCATAAGCAGGACACCCATGCCGCCCATGGCGAACCCCTCGGTGCCGAAGAGGTCCGCCTCACCAAACGCTTCTACGGCTGGCCCGAAGACGCCCAGTTCCTCGTGCCCCCCGAGGCTGCCCACCACTTCCGGCAGCTCCTCGCACGCCGCGGTGCTCAAGCGCGTCAACTCTGGCACGCCCTCTGGGAACGTTACCGCCACCAGTTCCCGGAACTGGCGGAGCAGCTCCTGCTCCTGCTCCAACGCCGGCTGCCGCCGCACTGGGACCGCGACCTGCCGGCCTTTCCCCCGGACCCCAAAGGACTGGCCACCCGCGACAGCTCCGGCCAGGTCCTCAACCTCCTGGCCCAACGCATCCCCTGGCTTTTGGGTGGCTCCGCTGACCTCAACCCCTCCACCAAGACCTTCCTCAAGTTCCCCGAAGCCGGTGTCTTCACCGCCGCTTCCCCCCAGGGCCGCAACATCCACTTCGGAGTCCGCGAACACGCGATGGCTGCCATCCTCAACGGCCTGGCCCTGTCCCACCTTCGCCCCTACGGTTCCTCCTTCCTCGTCTTCACCGACTACTGCCGGCCCGCCATCCGCCTCTCCGCCCTCATGCACCTGCCCGTCCTCTACATCTTCACCCATGACTCCATAGCCGTCGGCGAAGATGGACCCACCCACCAGCCCGTGGAGCACCTCGCCGCCCTCCGCGCCATCCCGAACCTCCTGGTCATTCGCCCCTGCGACGCCAACGAAGTCGTGGAAGCCTACCGCGTTGCCCTGGCCCAAACCCATCGCCCCGTCCTTCTGGCCCTGACCCGCCAGGCCGTCCCCACGCTGGACCGTTCCCGCCTCGCCCCGGCTTCCGGACTGGCCCGCGGGGCTTACGTCCTCCGCGACGCCCCCGACCCCCGCGTCCTCCTCATCGCCAGCGGGAGTGAAGTCCATCTCTGCCTCGCGGCTGCGGAACTCCTGGACCGGGAAAACATCCCCGCCCGTGTCGTCAGCATGCCCTCCTGGGAACTCTTTGAAGAGCAACCCCGTGACTACCGCGACGCCGTCCTGCCGCCCCACCTCACCGCCCGCGTCTGCGTCGAAATGGCGTCCCCCCTCGGCTGGGAACGTTACGCTGGTCCCACGGGAGCCATCCTGGCCATGCGTTCCTTCGGCGCTTCGGCCCCCCTCAAGGATGTCACCCGCCACTTCGGCTTCACCCCGGAAGCAGTCGCGGCGGCGGCCAAGGCCCAACTCGGAGGCTGA